The nucleotide sequence AACTGACTGTTTATGACGGAAATCCTGTCATTTATTGTTGACAAACGGtgttttccatcgaaaacaacttcggatgtatgcTAGtgcatcagtaaaagtagtttgtaaaataatgataataatattaattgattaattgttgtgtttaaacgtgtaatatttattactaatttcaaattgattcccaatgaagtttattattgcatattattttatttaagattcctaagagtaaaATCCTAAGGCTTAACTACGAAAtcgaaattactacgcgataaTCTTGCAGAGTATTTTAATGTAAAGAATTTTGACATTGTTAACCGGCGATATACATACGAGGTGTTTCGATTGgctattgtttgtgttgttgattGGTGTTTTTGCTTTGATTTTCGTATATAAAACAGCAATACAATAACCATGTTTCATGAAACCATCAGACTAAGATTTATTACACATAAATTACCAAACATTGTTTCCTCACTACTAGATTTTACAAGTAGAATATCAGATTCCTTTAAATTAACTAAGTTCTGTGAACTaacattataatcattattatgaaTTACCATACATAATTACAACATGTTTAATATCATAACAATTCCACTTATAAAACGGGTAATGAAACCAGAATGGACATGGAAGTCTACAGTTTCATTATCATATACATTCAGTaagaacaatatatttatggTCGAACTGTAGCCTAGTTATTGTCaagtatacaataaaagtaaattttaagaCAAAACGTAGTAGATTTTACTAAGTTTGAAGTTGTTGACGCCGGACTGATGCAGGTTCACTTTAGGATAATCTCATTCATTAGAGGTTTGATAATGTTAAATCTTATGCGTAGCATAATAACACTGGTGTAGGAGAATGCTATAGGACTGAACAGTGTTTTTGTTCATGGGAAGAAGTTAAACAATCAAGCGGCTATTTGTTTTTTgctttcatgttttaaaaaataatgcgtTCATATAGTACTTGTTCTAGATAAATACATTATTGGTTTCAGTATGTCAAACTGAAGTAGTTGTTATGTTCAAGGATGTTGTGAACTGATTCCTTTCCCTGTCTTTAAATGACGACAGTTTATTGAAGTACATTTCAAAGAACTTTGTTCGAAACTGGGTGCTCATGATACAGTAAAGAAGGAAGTTAATAGCGTTGTTAACCAACGCTACTAGGTCCATCAGATCACCGAGAGGCGAATATACTGTGTAGTAAAAGTTAGGAACAACTGCACTTATAATAATAAGTAAACCATGTGGAAATTCTGTCACCAAAAATAAGATAATCACAACCAGTAACATTCGAGTGGTTTTCGTCTGTCTTCTTTCTCGTCGAACATTGGTTGATGTAACAGAAAGACGTCGACGTCTTTGGCGGCCACTGAGGTTGAGGCTTATTAAAAGGCTTCCGCTGAAAACTGTCATTAAAATGCATGGAACGATTTTGgtcaatattgaatatgttaACACATTGACCACAACAATCGGTTGAGTGTCGTTAGTGCCCAGTTTTATGTCTTCGATGAAATACGCCGTTTTGTTTGTGGTAATGTCAGTATATTCCACGATTTTGTTCGTCATGTAATTTGGTACGAGCACAAGACATGAACATACGTATATTCCTGCAATCACTTTCAGTATTGTGTTATATAGTCGTCTTTTAGCAACGGGCCCTTTTGTAGTAGAGCGTAACTGAACAAATCTGAACACGGCCAATGAAACACCTAACCAATTTGAAATTGTATGAGTCGTTGCAACGAAGTTGATAAGAAAGAGCATATATACTGCCCATGGAAAAGTGAACTTTTCCGGTGAATAGTCGTATGGATCAAAGGCACAGTAGAAATGAATCACAAAAGCTACGTAAGGAATCATAGTTAACAAGTCTGCAACTGCCAACCAGCAAAGAATGGCGTTTGTTGGGTTGCGCATATCCTTCCGTGATAATACTGATATGTTGATGAGATTTGTCGGTATTCCAAAACAACATACGGTAAGGCTTGAATAGCCATGTATAGACGTGAACCAGCCTCCAAAAACTGTTAATGCACTTTTTTCTATCTGTTCACTGCCAGATAGTGTTTCGTTTGTCGCCATTTGGCCGTCTTCTTCAAACATTGTCTTCAAAATATGGCACTAGGTACGCCTGAAATTAAAGAGAAATTTATTTAGGAGAAGAAAATggataatataacattttacgGAACCGGGAGGTATTACGTTACATTTTCCGAAGACGTATATAGAATGGCGTCGCCCTTACGGTAATCGacgttttcttttataaattacaTACTTAATGTGATGCAGCTTTATAAAACAACACtatccattgttttgttttctctttgCCGTTCAAAAGGATATGCAGGTTCAAATTTAGTAAATTCTTCGAAAAAGGTACACAAGCATTTCACTATAACAATAACTTCCCATTACTGAAATAGATTGCTGATGCCCTTATAGTAATTGGCAACGTTATTTTTTcgattttaaaacatgtttttaggACATTGTCatcaattaaaagttaaaacaagcTATAACATCATGATGACATTTAAACAGACTCGGATAAAAGCTTTACATTCAACTTGTTTCcagtttaaatacaattttggtCAACAAGATTTCATTTTGTGTGATTTAGATTGAAATGAGATGACTTTCTTACACCGAAAATGTATCCATTAATAGCTCGTCATCGATTGCTTTTCATTTCAAGTAAGCTACAAAAATAGAAGAGTAAACAACCATTAATGCTCAAATTGTGAATAAATTATCGATATTCAATTTGTGGTCGATGAATATCATTTATCATCGATTAGGGCTTAACATGAAACGTATCCATTGTATTTATCTCGCAGTTCATAATTGAACTTTCATGTTTACTCTCCGTAACATTTAGTCAAAAcatgttggctcgatattgttTGGCTCGAAATCCTAGTAAGGTCGAACTTGAGTAATACGACCgttttttactatatgttttacataaaattcgatcggatggctcgatttCTCGTCATCAATGTAATTGAAACGAGATTTATAGAGATGACATGTGTATTACTCAAATGTAATTTGTCAATACTTGATTCTGATGGTAGACAAAGGTGTTTTAGAGAACTGTTGTGAATGTAATATTTTGAGATAGTTCATATAAAAACGAGTACCAATAACCATATGTTTTTCTGTGAACACATTTTGCCCGTTATTAAACACTTGCTGTCTTCCAATGTGACGTGAGATTGACCAACAATCGTCTGATAATAACTTCCTTCAATTCTACATTAAAACATAGGGACTGTTAATCTACCAAATGACCGACAATAaagcatgtatatgtattgatgtaATGGTCTCGGCATAATTATATTCTCTATCTGACACCGCTCTTATCAAAAGCACAAGATGTGATGACAAGGCAATGGTGACATTAACTAACCCTTGTAACGACTTCTACTGAGGATCAGAGCATCTTTAATTAAAAAGATCCCTATTTTTCCACTGTTGTCGTTTTTCTCCTTAAAGGTCTTAACTTAGTCGTTAAGTTTGTTCTGCGGTCGATATTTGATTATGGTAAAAGGTACACCATAAATGTGTGCATTTACTGTGATAAATGATCTATGGATTGCAAATTCAGCAATACTGATATATTCTACACCATAGCAATACAAATGAATAATGGATTATGCACATATTagtttttgtatattaaatgatACAATGAAATCTACAAGggcaagcccagtagtcgaaatttcgaaaataaaaccTGTTTAGACGCACAAGGCAGGAGcccaaacaaacattaattagACACACACCTTATAATAGCCTTACTAGAATatgattaccgccttggaacggtcagtgacaCGTCTTTAAAAGAACACGAGTCTACTGCGGGCTTAAACTAGTGTGTATGGCCATAGCCCTACACTTGTCCCAACATCtgttaataataacaaaactaaaaacataAGCTATCAGAGCcagcatcaacttgaaaacGATGCAGAATGCagtaaaagtatcatataaactgataaagtTATTTTCAGCACTCAATAATCAGATACGAAACAAATCCTGCAAACGAATGAATTAAATCTGAGTAATATACTTTCTTGCCAAGTGATTGGAACCAATATTTAGTTGATTACACTTATCTTTGAGGATAAAATATAGCTCTTACTCGGCTACAATACTTATCACACACTAAAATGAGTTTGAATCGAGGATGACTATTTCGCTAAGAACACATTTTCCGTTATATAggatgtttatttattatcaacctcatatacatatgtttgtatatattacattgACATTAAACTAGCGCGATTGCTTATGTAAAATGTTGTGAGAAGTCAACGGAGTTGTATATATTCATCCCGAATATGTTAAACTCTGCGAACATGGGGACGGTTTCTTTGTTACTTTTGATATCTTAACATGATATTTATTCTTTTACACAGTGAATATAAACTAGTATATGTATTCGATCATCATTTGTCATGGCAAAACTATAAGGATTAGGTGCTTAAAGCTCATCCATTTGAAAGATCCGATGATAGGATTGAACATTTCCTGAAAAGCCAGTTTGTGACccgaaaaagtaaaaacaaaataaggcAGAAATAAGTCAACACAGtttataattacaaataaaataactgcTTACGTATTTAACCGATGATGATTGTGAAAAAGGCGCTGAGGAAGAAATCTTCGCAGCAATAAATCCCATGCTTGACGCAGTCATTACAGTTTGATTGGATTTGTTATGCTATCAGTATAGTTTAAttgttcaaatgattttttagaTTTCCCTTGACGCAAAGTCATTACAAATGACGGTATTACGTGGTGTATTTGGGCTTAATTTCATTGTGGTGATTTATTACTCTAAAGCTTGAAACTAAAGAGAAAATTGTATTACAATATAGCCATTAATTTTCTACCGTGTGTCAAAACAAATAGTTTATTCATTACATTTAACCAAGGATAAATTACGATTCCGCTTgctattgttttacaaatgaaaacaacttTCCTACTTTTTCCGATGTCCACTTTACAGAGACATAAGACTTATCCCcttaaataaagcaaattttctttataaaacacgTATCTCTCTATTTCTCCCGATTAGTTTAAAAACGCCATGGACCATGGACAACCATGCCCAAGTCCAACATATTCTGAGGTTGTCCTACAAAATAGGAACTGACATCAAAATTCTACTTCCTCGATTAACATGTCAaactttaattttcattttaacaacgTTTTTCTGCTGAACTAATATTAAgccattttatatacattatataacaaaatatatcgcATTCTTTATTGTTAACACGAACAGCAATATATCAAAAGCAGCTTCAACGAATGACAGGACTCAATTCTGTTAGAAATACCTATTACGCATCTTTGGGATGTTTAATTTGTTAGACATTTCTTCAATGAATTTGTTTTCTCATGAcgaatgttatatattttaacgaaTACAAATGCTCAAGTAAATACTGTTGAAACTAAAATGTAGGGGGATATTCatcaaatgaattattattgCTGATATATTCCTTTATCACAAACTCGGTTGTAGTTTTAGGCTGGCATTTAaagtaacttttatttttatgcaatgaaataaacatcggcaaaagtaaaacaaatgagttCTTGAAATCATGAGATAATTTATAAACTTGAGTACCGCAAAACGAAATCGATTATCGtcagacatgacatgttaaaatatctAATGCGTTGGCGTAAGAAAATCGGACGTATGGTATTATCTGGTTTAAAACAGTGCGAACCAAAATACCACTACATTTAAATACGTTTTAAGATTAATTTGAAAGCAATCCGATGAACCTGAAATAAATCATGATGAGGAAGGAAATAGataattaaagataatttcgtttttggtatttttgtgaAACAGTTGATATTCATAAGTGTATTGCAGTTTCCATTTATGTTCTTtatctaaacatatttttttcttaaatgacatAGTTGTGCTGATAATGTTCATAACAAAAAGAagattatcaaatttaaatatatatatatatataaacaattagttaacttgtttaataaattaaccacaaaatacatacaaaatcgAGAAGAGCATGATGAATTTGACAAAGGCATTTGTGCGATAACTTTTACAACAACCACATCTTCATTTAACGCCGTCTTACAAATATATCGCCTTCTAGCACGAACAACAGTGGCATATAACgcaaaacacaaatataatatatttcaaatgagtTAAAGTATTAAACTGTTTCCCTATAAATCAACAGAAAGCTTGTTTTCAGTCTGACTGTGATGGGAAACTAGGTTGGCCATATGTCAGTGTGTTTCAtcatgttaattgttttaataaaacttaagtGGAACCTTGATGTACACCCTAACAAAAGTTACAAATAATtctaaattatgtgatgtgatctatttttaaattgtcaatcAATATTGCATGAGCTCAAAACACGATTGGAGATTGAAGTATTTATGATTCGAATAATAGTAAAACTTAACGTATTTTTTCATACATcgaatttttgttttattttcttgagAATTCAAAATATACATAGGGGTCAATAGTCAGATaaggaaatgtttatttgattttccaAGTAAACCTTCCAATTCAGTTTGTTACCATCGCTTAACATGTAACTAAACTTCTTGATCTTACGCTCGTAAGTTGGCCCTAAAATGTAAATTCCCTTAGGCAAGGatatcagtaaaacaaaacgATAATCTGGACAAACGCTTGAATAAGTAATTCCAAAGAAAAATTGTGACAAtagataaaatgaaaaataaataaattaagaccaaacttgataATAATACATtgggtaagatgaaaataatcTAAGAAAAAATATCCACCTGCTAATGTATCCTGTATAGCCATATATCCAAGAACAAGTtgacaataaaacagttttgctCGATATGCCTGTACTATACCCCATCTCACCAGAATACAAGACAAACATTTTCCAATAGCAAAAACCCTAGTAGCCTCCAGGAAATCTGCTGCTGAGCGCCTTAAGTCTGGTAttgcaaaaaacatatttaagcaAGGGAAAATCATTCGCTCAAATTTGTAATGTGATTTTCTTTCtcaagataatttaaaatatacccaacatttatttttatttttgggaaagttaaacaaattgtataaTTCTCGGTATTAATGATTTCGTGTGCAATCAGTGAATTGTCCTCCATTAATCAACTCCTCAGAATGCgtatcttgatttttttatgtttaatgtccAACAggaaaagaagattttccattTATTTCGAACATACGGTCTCAATTATTTGTGGATTTCCATCCcatgtcaaataaaaaacaacaacaagagatATGACAGACACTTGCCTTGAAATGCTGGAGGCAGTGCTGAAACGGTGTCAAAGAACTGCATTGAACAATATTTCTATCAATTTATGTTTTCCATTTCTTTTCAATCATATTGTTAAGTAGTTCATCGGATCGAATGCTTAACATACAAATGCCATACTTAGTGTTAACttacaaaatcaatatattgttaGAGTACGTGTAAAGCGGCTTATAAACTTCCAACTTCTTATTTAAGTTAAACGTATGCGCCTTTATAAAAGAAACCAAATCAACTGCTTACTTTAAGTCTATGTAAacaacaatttcaaaacagtgtaAGTTTCGTTTTCAATAAGCTGTTCATATACTAAAAAAGGCTTGTACATTGTTCTTGCAAGTACATGTAATGATTATTAAACGATAAAAGATATGTACCCTTTTTATAGTAAGTTCATGTATGATTTCGATTAAAGTCGTTCAAACAACAAACCTGTCGAtacaatgaaagaaaattatctTAGCACATTGAAGCATATTTTTCGCGAAAGTTTAGGTGCATCCAAGCTCTTCAAAGAGATGTAGGGTTGCggactgtttttgttttaataataggTATTACTAAGTGGGTTTTATTAGAACAAAGATAAACACATTGTTGGATACTTTCTTTTTATATGTATGACATAATTAGGTTACGCGCTCAAAATATGTATGCTTTAAGCTTCAACTGTTTCTGACTTATAACCATTGAAGTGGCATACATTGTAAAACTTAAGCCAaattcaaaagtataaaaatgatgacatatttaaaattaattgcaattcatataaatataagttattgTGACCATTGAATGTATGATACCTTTCAAAACTGATATCATGTTGACTAATTCTTCAGCCGGATACCTgtgtttgattatttttgcaGTTTTCGAGCTAGATTAAGTTTGGAATTTGCAATTAATGGAATCATTGGACAGCCGCTATGTCATGTGTAGACTGACAGCTATAACGTATTTCTAGTGATATTTTACACCGTCTTTTGCAAATTACATTTACTTATCATACATGTTATGTTCTATAACTCGATTGTCGGATTCCCGTGGAACAGGGGATATGAagcttatacaaaaataaataataaaaactcgACAACTATCATACATCCCT is from Mya arenaria isolate MELC-2E11 chromosome 9, ASM2691426v1 and encodes:
- the LOC128245884 gene encoding G-protein coupled receptor dmsr-1-like encodes the protein MATNETLSGSEQIEKSALTVFGGWFTSIHGYSSLTVCCFGIPTNLINISVLSRKDMRNPTNAILCWLAVADLLTMIPYVAFVIHFYCAFDPYDYSPEKFTFPWAVYMLFLINFVATTHTISNWLGVSLAVFRFVQLRSTTKGPVAKRRLYNTILKVIAGIYVCSCLVLVPNYMTNKIVEYTDITTNKTAYFIEDIKLGTNDTQPIVVVNVLTYSILTKIVPCILMTVFSGSLLISLNLSGRQRRRRLSVTSTNVRRERRQTKTTRMLLVVIILFLVTEFPHGLLIIISAVVPNFYYTVYSPLGDLMDLVALVNNAINFLLYCIMSTQFRTKFFEMYFNKLSSFKDRERNQFTTSLNITTTSV